A region of Clarias gariepinus isolate MV-2021 ecotype Netherlands chromosome 25, CGAR_prim_01v2, whole genome shotgun sequence DNA encodes the following proteins:
- the gata6 gene encoding transcription factor GATA-6 isoform X1, which produces MDLGEHSWSTVKREVSSNPGSPSEQICVHGERRDDLRTSPLDPAGSRRADTRPLASYAAFGHPVSSDEVPLFADLDQAAKLSAHKTAGIVVDPGDMYSTLAAYESPSAAYMHSSPNSPVYVPTSRVGPMIPSLPYLQPSAAASQPSHAVSSHAAWSQPAPESPSSYSTGSPHATSTRFHYSPSPPVNNGTARDSTYQSALNASGREQFLSRPLSGSYSGPYAPYVGAQLPQIPTAWPAGPFDNSMLHSLQSRAAPLSIRPGPTDFLEDAMESRECVNCGSISTPLWRRDGTGHFLCNACGLYSKMNGLSRPLIKPQKRMSSSRRVGLSCANCQTSTTTLWRRNAEGEPVCNACGLYTKLHGVPRPLAMKKEGIQTRKRKPKNLNKTKGSSAGSSSVPVTPTSSSSSASEENSKNSPPSAQVAVTSVNSSAMVGHIEVPGTTSSIVKYPGQEGLYSNVGLMSTGDVAASVRGDTWCPMALA; this is translated from the exons ATGGACCTGGGCGAGCACAGCTGGTCCACAGTCAAGCGTGAAGTGTCCAGTAACCCGGGCTCGCCGTCCGAGCAGATCTGCGTTCACGGCGAGCGCAGGGACGATTTGAGGACGTCGCCTCTGGACCCAGCGGGGAGTCGGCGCGCAGACACGCGGCCGCTGGCCTCCTACGCCGCCTTCGGTCACCCAGTGAGCTCGGACGAGGTGCCGCTGTTCGCGGATCTAGACCAGGCCGCTAAGCTGAGCGCGCACAAGACCGCCGGAATCGTGGTGGACCCAGGCGACATGTATTCGACGCTGGCCGCCTACGAGTCGCCGTCGGCGGCTTACATGCACTCCAGTCCAAACTCGCCGGTGTACGTGCCGACCTCGCGCGTCGGCCCGATGATCCCGAGTCTGCCTTACCTGCAGCCGAGCGCGGCGGCGTCGCAACCGAGCCACGCGGTCAGCAGTCACGCTGCCTGGTCACAGCCCGCGCCCGAGAGCCCGTCGTCCTACAGCACCGGGAGCCCACACGCCACCTCCACTCGCTTTCACTACTCGCCAAGCCCGCCCGTGAACAACGGCACGGCAAGGGACTCGACCTACCAGAGCGCACTGAACGCCAGCGGCAGGGAGCAGTTCCTGTCGCGACCCCTGAGCGGCTCCTACAGCGGGCCGTACGCGCCCTACGTGGGAGCGCAGCTGCCCCAGATCCCCACCGCCTGGCCCGCCGGACCCTTCGATAACTCCATGCTGCATTCATTACAGAGCCGAGCGGCGCCGCTCTCCATCCGGCCCGGAcctacag actttCTCGAGGACGCGATGGAGAGTCGAGAGTGCGTGAACTGCGGCTCCATCTCCACCCCGCTGTGGAGACGCGACGGCACCGGGCACTTTCTCTGCAACGCCTGCGGCCTGTACAGCAAAATGAACGGCCTGAGCCGACCATTAATTAAACCCCAGAAGCGCATG TCATCTTCTAGAAGAGTCGGTCTTTCCTGTGCAAACTGCCAGACCAGTACCACGACCCTGTGGCGCAGAAACGCAGAGGGGGAACCGGTGTGCAACGCATGCGGACTCTACACTAAATTACACGGG GTACCACGGCCACTGGCTATGAAGAAGGAAGGCATTCAGACGAGGAAAAGAAAACCGAAAAACTTGAACAAGACAAAAGGATCGTCCG caGGAAGCAGCTCTGTCCCCGTGACtccaacatcatcatcatcttctgcATCTGAAGAAAACTCAAAGAACAGTCCTCCATCTGCGCAGGTGGCCGTGACCTCG GTGAATTCCTCCGCTATGGTGGGTCATATAGAAGTCCCAGGCACCACAAGCTCCATCGTGAAGTACCCCGGCCAGGAGGGTCTGTACAGTAACGTGGGATTAATGTCCACTGGTGACGTGGCAGCGTCTGTACGAGGTGACACGTGGTGTCCCATGGCTCTGGCCTGA
- the gata6 gene encoding transcription factor GATA-6 isoform X2: MDLGEHSWSTVKREVSSNPGSPSEQICVHGERRDDLRTSPLDPAGSRRADTRPLASYAAFGHPVSSDEVPLFADLDQAAKLSAHKTAGIVVDPGDMYSTLAAYESPSAAYMHSSPNSPVYVPTSRVGPMIPSLPYLQPSAAASQPSHAVSSHAAWSQPAPESPSSYSTGSPHATSTRFHYSPSPPVNNGTARDSTYQSALNASGREQFLSRPLSGSYSGPYAPYVGAQLPQIPTAWPAGPFDNSMLHSLQSRAAPLSIRPGPTDFLEDAMESRECVNCGSISTPLWRRDGTGHFLCNACGLYSKMNGLSRPLIKPQKRMSSSRRVGLSCANCQTSTTTLWRRNAEGEPVCNACGLYTKLHGVPRPLAMKKEGIQTRKRKPKNLNKTKGSSGSSSVPVTPTSSSSSASEENSKNSPPSAQVAVTSVNSSAMVGHIEVPGTTSSIVKYPGQEGLYSNVGLMSTGDVAASVRGDTWCPMALA, from the exons ATGGACCTGGGCGAGCACAGCTGGTCCACAGTCAAGCGTGAAGTGTCCAGTAACCCGGGCTCGCCGTCCGAGCAGATCTGCGTTCACGGCGAGCGCAGGGACGATTTGAGGACGTCGCCTCTGGACCCAGCGGGGAGTCGGCGCGCAGACACGCGGCCGCTGGCCTCCTACGCCGCCTTCGGTCACCCAGTGAGCTCGGACGAGGTGCCGCTGTTCGCGGATCTAGACCAGGCCGCTAAGCTGAGCGCGCACAAGACCGCCGGAATCGTGGTGGACCCAGGCGACATGTATTCGACGCTGGCCGCCTACGAGTCGCCGTCGGCGGCTTACATGCACTCCAGTCCAAACTCGCCGGTGTACGTGCCGACCTCGCGCGTCGGCCCGATGATCCCGAGTCTGCCTTACCTGCAGCCGAGCGCGGCGGCGTCGCAACCGAGCCACGCGGTCAGCAGTCACGCTGCCTGGTCACAGCCCGCGCCCGAGAGCCCGTCGTCCTACAGCACCGGGAGCCCACACGCCACCTCCACTCGCTTTCACTACTCGCCAAGCCCGCCCGTGAACAACGGCACGGCAAGGGACTCGACCTACCAGAGCGCACTGAACGCCAGCGGCAGGGAGCAGTTCCTGTCGCGACCCCTGAGCGGCTCCTACAGCGGGCCGTACGCGCCCTACGTGGGAGCGCAGCTGCCCCAGATCCCCACCGCCTGGCCCGCCGGACCCTTCGATAACTCCATGCTGCATTCATTACAGAGCCGAGCGGCGCCGCTCTCCATCCGGCCCGGAcctacag actttCTCGAGGACGCGATGGAGAGTCGAGAGTGCGTGAACTGCGGCTCCATCTCCACCCCGCTGTGGAGACGCGACGGCACCGGGCACTTTCTCTGCAACGCCTGCGGCCTGTACAGCAAAATGAACGGCCTGAGCCGACCATTAATTAAACCCCAGAAGCGCATG TCATCTTCTAGAAGAGTCGGTCTTTCCTGTGCAAACTGCCAGACCAGTACCACGACCCTGTGGCGCAGAAACGCAGAGGGGGAACCGGTGTGCAACGCATGCGGACTCTACACTAAATTACACGGG GTACCACGGCCACTGGCTATGAAGAAGGAAGGCATTCAGACGAGGAAAAGAAAACCGAAAAACTTGAACAAGACAAAAGGATCGTCCG GAAGCAGCTCTGTCCCCGTGACtccaacatcatcatcatcttctgcATCTGAAGAAAACTCAAAGAACAGTCCTCCATCTGCGCAGGTGGCCGTGACCTCG GTGAATTCCTCCGCTATGGTGGGTCATATAGAAGTCCCAGGCACCACAAGCTCCATCGTGAAGTACCCCGGCCAGGAGGGTCTGTACAGTAACGTGGGATTAATGTCCACTGGTGACGTGGCAGCGTCTGTACGAGGTGACACGTGGTGTCCCATGGCTCTGGCCTGA